The following coding sequences lie in one Pseudomonadota bacterium genomic window:
- a CDS encoding M23 family metallopeptidase, with product MARITFYDPSRRNTRHSVLTAAPASRRRQKRRWRAGGAWPLALVFLVLLGVNAYVFLFRKGTSVNELLRASSLAGGSVPGLSGAARTGAGRGDRPGAPGTATSPDYPDDGAVVVRGTMKGYIGLSAALAAAGLSAAQADELATALGAELDLRALQPRHRFELRLDPRTRAVEQFIYQLSAVHKIVVARGADDTFKARRDEAELEVEVAEIGGRIESSLNGALAAAGETAALAAAFVDLFSWDINWYTDPREGDEFRIVVEKRQHGGKFYRYGRILAAEYRGEAGRFRAYYYAGAGAGAAGAYYDAEGRAVRRAFLKTPLQFRRISSRFNRKRFHPILHRTKGHLGVDYAAPEGTPVWAAADGVVGAAHRAGGAGNMVVLRHSAGVRTVYMHLQRFAAGLRPGQRVRQHDLIGYVGTTGLSTGPHLHYGMVVNGRPIDPQQFKIGAGPLLPSGERARFLAAVGARAAKLGAIALAAK from the coding sequence TTGGCACGCATTACCTTCTACGATCCAAGCCGGCGCAATACGCGGCATTCGGTGCTGACGGCTGCGCCGGCCTCGCGCCGGCGGCAGAAGCGACGGTGGCGGGCCGGGGGTGCCTGGCCGCTGGCGCTGGTCTTCCTCGTGCTACTGGGCGTCAACGCCTACGTCTTTCTCTTCCGCAAGGGGACCTCCGTCAACGAGCTGCTGCGCGCCAGCTCGCTCGCCGGCGGCTCGGTGCCAGGGCTATCCGGCGCCGCCCGGACGGGCGCGGGACGCGGTGATCGGCCCGGCGCGCCCGGGACAGCGACGTCGCCCGATTACCCCGACGACGGCGCGGTCGTCGTGCGCGGTACGATGAAGGGCTATATCGGCTTGTCCGCCGCCCTCGCAGCGGCGGGACTGAGCGCGGCCCAGGCCGACGAGCTCGCGACGGCGCTGGGCGCCGAGCTCGACCTGCGTGCCCTGCAACCACGACACCGCTTCGAGCTGCGCCTCGATCCACGCACGCGCGCGGTCGAGCAGTTCATTTACCAGCTCTCGGCGGTGCATAAGATCGTGGTGGCGCGTGGTGCGGACGACACCTTCAAGGCGCGGCGCGACGAGGCTGAGCTCGAGGTGGAGGTCGCCGAGATCGGCGGACGGATCGAGTCCTCGCTGAACGGCGCCCTCGCGGCCGCCGGTGAGACGGCTGCCCTGGCCGCCGCCTTCGTCGACCTCTTCTCCTGGGACATCAACTGGTACACGGATCCGCGCGAGGGCGACGAGTTCCGCATCGTCGTCGAGAAGCGTCAGCACGGCGGGAAGTTCTACCGCTATGGGCGTATCCTGGCGGCCGAATACCGCGGCGAGGCGGGGCGCTTCCGCGCCTACTACTACGCGGGCGCGGGCGCGGGCGCTGCAGGGGCCTACTACGACGCCGAGGGCCGCGCCGTGCGGCGCGCGTTTCTCAAGACGCCGCTGCAGTTTCGTCGCATCAGCTCGCGCTTCAACCGCAAGCGCTTTCACCCGATCCTGCACCGCACCAAGGGACACCTCGGCGTCGACTACGCCGCGCCCGAGGGCACGCCGGTCTGGGCCGCCGCCGATGGGGTGGTGGGCGCCGCCCATCGGGCGGGGGGCGCGGGAAATATGGTCGTGCTGCGGCATAGCGCGGGCGTCCGCACCGTCTACATGCACCTGCAGCGCTTTGCCGCCGGCCTGCGCCCCGGGCAGCGCGTGCGTCAGCACGACCTGATCGGCTACGTCGGCACGACGGGGCTCTCGACGGGCCCGCACCTGCACTACGGCATGGTGGTCAACGGTCGGCCGATCGATCCGCAGCAATTCAAGATCGGCGCCGGCCCGCTGCTGCCGAGCGGCGAGCGCGCCCGCTTCCTGGCGGCCGTGGGAGCACGCGCGGCCAAGCTCGGGGCGATCGCGCTAGCGGCGAAGTAG
- a CDS encoding succinate CoA transferase, whose protein sequence is MTRSNFPVLSADEAAALIPDGATVGFSGFTPAGAAKAVPRALAQRARALHARGESYRLRVLTGASTGPGIDDALANADAISWRAPYQSSKALRARINDQSVEFVDMHLSHVPQMVEFGFFGPLDFAVVEAVDVTDDGRIYLGASIGASPSFLRHAKRVVVEVNAHHSRRLHEMQDIAILPRPPMRDPIPIGRPMAKIGVPFALTDPSKIVGVVHTNEPDGVAPFTPPDAASERIAAHVVHFLLDELHAGRIPPDFLPLQAGVGNVANAVMASLGSADEVPPFVMYTEVFQDALVGLMRQGKLLGASSTSLTLSEPRLQEVYGDMGFFGPRVVLRPQELSNNPGVIRRLGVISINTAVEADLYGCVNSTHVAGTRLLNGVGGSGDFVRNAYISLLVCPSVSKGGAISTIVPMVTHVDHNEHSVQVVVTEQGLADLRGLGPLERAHRMIEKCAHPSYRDYLHHYLEAAPLGHVRHDLAHCFDLHRSLLEHGSMRPAVEAALGGHS, encoded by the coding sequence ATGACCCGATCGAACTTCCCCGTCCTCTCCGCCGACGAGGCCGCCGCGCTGATCCCCGATGGCGCGACGGTCGGCTTCTCCGGCTTCACGCCCGCCGGCGCCGCGAAGGCGGTGCCGCGCGCCCTGGCCCAGCGTGCGCGGGCGTTGCACGCTCGCGGCGAGTCGTATCGCCTGCGGGTGCTGACGGGGGCGTCGACCGGTCCGGGCATCGACGATGCCTTGGCCAACGCCGACGCGATTAGCTGGCGCGCGCCTTATCAGTCCTCGAAGGCGCTGCGCGCGCGGATCAACGATCAAAGCGTCGAGTTCGTCGACATGCACCTCTCGCACGTCCCGCAGATGGTCGAGTTTGGCTTCTTCGGCCCGCTCGACTTCGCCGTGGTCGAGGCGGTCGACGTGACCGACGACGGTCGCATCTATCTCGGCGCGTCGATCGGCGCATCGCCGAGCTTCCTGCGCCACGCCAAGCGGGTGGTGGTGGAGGTCAACGCGCACCATAGCCGGCGGCTGCACGAGATGCAGGACATCGCGATTCTGCCGCGTCCGCCGATGCGCGACCCGATTCCGATCGGCCGGCCGATGGCCAAGATCGGCGTGCCCTTCGCGCTGACCGACCCGAGCAAGATCGTCGGCGTGGTCCACACCAACGAGCCTGACGGGGTGGCGCCCTTCACCCCGCCCGACGCGGCCAGCGAGCGCATCGCCGCCCACGTCGTGCACTTTCTGCTCGACGAGCTGCACGCCGGTCGCATACCGCCGGACTTCTTGCCCCTGCAGGCAGGCGTCGGCAACGTGGCCAATGCGGTGATGGCCAGCCTCGGCAGCGCCGACGAGGTGCCGCCCTTCGTGATGTACACGGAGGTCTTTCAGGATGCGCTCGTCGGCCTGATGCGGCAGGGCAAGCTGCTCGGCGCGTCGTCGACCAGCCTGACGCTCTCCGAGCCGCGGCTGCAAGAGGTCTATGGCGATATGGGGTTCTTTGGCCCGCGGGTGGTGCTGCGGCCGCAGGAGCTCTCCAATAACCCGGGGGTGATTCGACGCCTCGGCGTGATCTCGATCAACACGGCGGTCGAGGCCGACCTCTACGGCTGCGTCAACTCGACGCACGTCGCGGGCACGCGCCTGCTCAACGGGGTGGGCGGCTCGGGCGACTTCGTGCGCAACGCCTATATCTCTCTGCTGGTCTGTCCGAGCGTCAGCAAGGGTGGGGCGATCTCGACGATCGTGCCGATGGTCACGCACGTCGACCATAACGAGCACTCGGTGCAGGTGGTGGTCACCGAGCAGGGGCTGGCCGATCTGCGCGGTCTGGGGCCGCTCGAGCGGGCCCACCGCATGATCGAGAAATGCGCGCATCCGAGCTACCGCGACTACCTGCACCACTATCTCGAGGCCGCACCCCTCGGCCACGTGCGACACGACCTGGCGCATTGCTTCGATCTGCACCGCAGCCTGCTCGAGCACGGCTCGATGCGTCCGGCGGTCGAAGCGGCGCTGGGGGGCCATAGCTAG
- the carA gene encoding glutamine-hydrolyzing carbamoyl-phosphate synthase small subunit, with product MRAFDAQLVLEDGRSFRGRAIGASGFVLGEVVFNTSMTGYQEIATDPSYTGQIVVFTAPQIGNYGVCDADAQTPRGNRAQLSGIVVRELSPIASNWRSQSALGDWLLAQQVIGIADLDTRALTRHLRDRGAMRGGIFPQAGASPEARLEQVRAWPSMEGLNLANRVTTPESFTFAGPVASATAAAAEQDERDRPQVVVIDFGVKRGILRCLQRRGLRVQVVPAGTSADEVLALRPAGVVLSNGPGDPAPVASGIEAARGLLGRVPMLGICLGHQILGLAVGGQTYKLPFGHHGGNHPVSDLESGGVWITAQNHGFAVDPDTLPGSDMEVTHTSLYDRTLEGFALRERRAIAVQFHPEGSPGPSDAEAVFDRFVALLETAGPTATTPGTATPGPKS from the coding sequence ATGCGGGCGTTTGACGCACAGCTCGTGCTCGAGGATGGGCGCAGTTTTCGCGGTCGGGCGATAGGTGCTTCTGGGTTCGTCCTCGGTGAGGTGGTGTTCAACACCAGCATGACCGGGTACCAGGAGATCGCGACCGACCCGTCCTACACCGGCCAGATCGTCGTCTTCACCGCCCCGCAGATCGGCAACTACGGTGTCTGCGACGCCGATGCGCAGACGCCGCGTGGCAATCGCGCCCAGCTCAGCGGCATCGTCGTGCGCGAGCTGTCACCGATCGCCAGTAACTGGCGCTCGCAGTCCGCGCTCGGCGACTGGCTGCTCGCGCAGCAGGTGATCGGCATCGCCGATCTCGACACCCGCGCCCTGACGCGTCACCTGCGGGACCGCGGCGCGATGCGCGGCGGCATCTTCCCGCAGGCCGGCGCCTCGCCAGAAGCTCGCCTCGAGCAGGTCCGCGCCTGGCCCTCGATGGAAGGGCTCAACCTGGCCAATCGGGTCACCACGCCCGAGAGCTTCACCTTCGCGGGCCCCGTCGCGAGCGCGACCGCCGCCGCCGCGGAGCAGGACGAGCGCGATCGGCCGCAGGTGGTGGTAATCGATTTCGGGGTCAAGCGGGGCATCCTGCGCTGTCTGCAGCGGCGCGGCTTGCGGGTTCAGGTCGTGCCGGCCGGAACCAGCGCCGACGAGGTGTTGGCGCTGCGGCCCGCCGGCGTCGTGCTCTCGAACGGCCCGGGCGATCCGGCGCCTGTGGCCTCCGGTATCGAGGCGGCGCGAGGTCTGCTTGGGCGCGTGCCGATGCTCGGCATCTGTCTCGGGCATCAGATCCTCGGGCTCGCCGTCGGCGGACAGACCTACAAGCTGCCCTTCGGCCATCACGGCGGCAATCATCCGGTCTCTGACCTCGAGAGCGGCGGCGTCTGGATCACGGCCCAGAACCACGGCTTCGCGGTCGACCCCGACACGCTGCCCGGCAGCGACATGGAGGTCACGCATACCAGCCTCTACGATCGCACGCTGGAGGGCTTCGCCCTGCGCGAGCGACGCGCGATCGCCGTGCAGTTTCACCCCGAAGGCAGCCCTGGACCCTCCGACGCCGAGGCGGTCTTCGATCGCTTCGTGGCGCTGCTCGAGACCGCAGGTCCCACGGCTACAACACCCGGTACCGCCACGCCCGGACCGAAGAGCTGA
- the carB gene encoding carbamoyl-phosphate synthase large subunit, which translates to MPKRTDIRKILLLGSGPIVIGQACEFDYSGTQAARALRDEGYEVVLVNSNPATIMSDPEVADRTYIEPLTVSALAKIIERERPDALLPTVGGQTALNLAVKLAETGILRESGTRLIGARLDTIRVAEDRRLFRAAMVAEGLDVPRSIVVSSVEAAVAQVAELGYPVVIRPSFTLGGEGSGLAYNLEELRDVVGRGLDASPVSEVLVEEGVVGWKEFELEVMRDCADRFVVICTIENLDPMGVHTGDSITVAPAMTLSDVELQTMRDMAKRVIRRVGVETGGSNIQFAVNPDNGRIVVIEMNPRVSRSSALASKATGFPIAKIAAKLAVGLTLDEIRNDITRETPASFEPSLDYVVVKIPRFAFKKFPGTSDTLDTQMRSVGEVMSIGRTFKQALQKAVRSLEVGRAGFGADGKDIADLARVREHLVRPHPTRLFWVRAALAGGVSLEEVYATTRIDRWFLHQITELIAMERELRTAAEPAGLAGWGVDLLLEAKRQGFSDCQLAYLGGVDEPAVRAHRRALGVEVAFKSIDTCAAEFRASTPYFYSSYDDEDEATAQSEAPKVMILGGGPNRIGQGIEFDCCCVHAVMALREAGYQTVMVNCNPETVSTDYDISDRLYFEPLTAEDVMAIVERERPIGVIAQFGGATPLALAGPLSAAGVRILGTPYDTIDMAEDRGRFGQLLDRLGIRRPDYGTASSLEEARVVAESLGYPVLVRPSYVLGGQAMAVCYDNSRLAEYIDAATRVGEGRPVLLDRFLEDAFEVDVDAICDGERTVICGIMEHLEEAGIHSGDSTAVLPTFMIAPAHLDEIRECTKRLALELGVKGLLNVQYAIADGQLYVLEANPRASRTIPFLSKALGIPFAKIAAKVMVGQKLVDLGLTEEPRPQRFSVKVPVFPFDRFPGFDPVLGPEMRSTGEAYGCDEEFGLAFAKGMIAAGQALPVHGNVFISVNDRDKSKVVPIARDLAELGFTLVATRGNAKQLQLEGLSVKTVFKVNEGRPNIVDRIRNREIDLVINTPLGGPSYYDEHALRRAALNCRVPLLSTLSAARAAVQGIRHLRDNILTVRALQGGSTGTTGTHPSLSSAG; encoded by the coding sequence ATGCCCAAGCGCACCGACATCCGTAAGATCCTGCTGCTCGGCTCCGGCCCGATCGTGATCGGGCAGGCCTGCGAATTCGATTACTCGGGCACCCAGGCGGCCCGCGCGCTGCGCGACGAAGGCTACGAGGTCGTGCTCGTCAACTCGAATCCCGCGACGATCATGAGCGACCCCGAGGTCGCCGATCGCACCTACATCGAGCCGCTGACGGTCAGCGCGCTGGCCAAGATCATCGAGCGCGAGCGCCCGGACGCGCTGCTGCCCACGGTCGGCGGGCAGACGGCGCTCAACCTGGCGGTGAAGCTGGCCGAGACCGGCATCCTGCGCGAGAGCGGCACGCGCCTGATCGGCGCCCGACTCGACACGATTCGCGTCGCCGAGGATCGCCGGCTCTTTCGCGCCGCGATGGTGGCGGAGGGGCTCGATGTCCCGCGCTCGATCGTCGTCTCCTCGGTCGAGGCGGCCGTAGCGCAGGTGGCCGAGCTCGGCTACCCCGTGGTGATCCGCCCGAGCTTTACGCTGGGGGGCGAGGGCAGCGGTCTGGCCTACAACCTCGAGGAGCTGCGCGACGTCGTTGGGCGCGGCCTCGACGCCTCACCCGTCAGCGAGGTCTTGGTCGAGGAGGGCGTCGTCGGTTGGAAGGAGTTCGAGCTCGAGGTGATGCGCGACTGCGCCGACCGCTTCGTCGTCATCTGCACGATCGAGAACCTCGATCCGATGGGCGTCCATACCGGCGACTCGATCACGGTCGCGCCGGCGATGACGCTCTCCGACGTCGAGCTGCAGACGATGCGCGACATGGCCAAGCGGGTGATTCGCCGGGTCGGCGTCGAGACCGGGGGTTCGAACATCCAGTTCGCGGTCAATCCCGACAACGGCCGCATCGTCGTGATCGAGATGAACCCGCGCGTCTCGCGCTCGAGCGCGCTGGCGAGCAAGGCGACCGGCTTTCCGATCGCCAAGATCGCCGCCAAGCTCGCCGTCGGCCTGACGCTCGACGAGATCCGTAACGACATCACGCGCGAGACGCCGGCCAGCTTCGAGCCCTCGCTCGACTACGTCGTCGTCAAGATCCCGCGCTTCGCCTTCAAGAAGTTCCCCGGCACCTCCGATACCCTCGACACGCAGATGCGCTCGGTCGGCGAGGTGATGTCGATCGGACGAACCTTCAAGCAGGCGCTGCAGAAGGCAGTACGCTCGCTGGAGGTCGGTCGCGCGGGCTTCGGCGCCGATGGCAAGGACATCGCGGACCTCGCGCGGGTGCGTGAGCACCTCGTGCGACCGCATCCGACGCGACTCTTCTGGGTACGCGCGGCGCTGGCCGGCGGCGTCTCGCTCGAGGAGGTCTACGCCACGACGCGGATCGACCGCTGGTTTCTGCACCAGATCACCGAGCTGATCGCGATGGAGCGCGAGCTACGGACGGCCGCCGAGCCCGCCGGCCTGGCCGGTTGGGGGGTCGACCTGCTGCTCGAGGCCAAGCGCCAGGGCTTCTCCGACTGCCAGCTCGCCTACCTCGGCGGCGTCGACGAGCCCGCGGTGCGCGCGCACCGCCGGGCGCTGGGCGTCGAGGTCGCCTTCAAGTCGATCGACACCTGCGCCGCCGAGTTCCGCGCGTCGACGCCCTACTTCTACAGCAGCTACGACGACGAGGACGAGGCCACCGCGCAGAGCGAGGCGCCGAAGGTGATGATCCTCGGCGGCGGCCCGAACCGCATCGGCCAGGGCATCGAGTTCGATTGCTGCTGCGTGCATGCCGTGATGGCGCTGCGCGAGGCCGGCTATCAGACGGTGATGGTCAACTGCAACCCGGAGACCGTCTCCACCGACTACGACATCTCGGACCGGCTCTACTTCGAGCCGCTGACCGCCGAGGACGTCATGGCGATCGTCGAGCGCGAGCGCCCGATCGGGGTGATCGCGCAGTTTGGCGGCGCGACGCCGCTGGCGCTGGCCGGGCCGCTCTCGGCCGCCGGCGTCCGCATCCTCGGCACGCCCTACGACACGATCGACATGGCCGAGGACCGGGGCCGTTTCGGCCAACTCCTCGATCGGCTCGGCATTCGCCGGCCCGACTACGGCACGGCGAGTAGCCTGGAGGAGGCCCGCGTGGTGGCGGAGTCGCTCGGCTACCCCGTGCTCGTGCGCCCCTCCTACGTGCTGGGCGGCCAGGCGATGGCTGTTTGCTACGACAATAGCCGCCTGGCCGAGTATATCGACGCGGCCACGCGCGTCGGCGAGGGACGTCCGGTGCTGCTCGATCGCTTCCTCGAGGACGCCTTCGAGGTCGACGTCGATGCGATCTGCGACGGTGAGCGCACGGTGATCTGCGGCATCATGGAGCACCTCGAGGAGGCCGGCATCCACTCCGGCGACTCGACCGCCGTCTTGCCGACCTTCATGATCGCTCCGGCCCACCTCGACGAGATCCGCGAGTGCACCAAGCGCCTGGCGCTCGAGCTCGGGGTCAAGGGCCTGCTCAACGTTCAATACGCGATCGCCGACGGTCAGCTCTATGTGCTCGAGGCCAACCCTCGCGCCAGCCGGACGATTCCCTTCCTCTCGAAGGCGCTCGGTATCCCCTTCGCCAAGATCGCGGCGAAGGTGATGGTCGGCCAAAAGCTGGTCGACCTCGGTCTGACCGAGGAACCGCGTCCGCAGCGCTTTTCGGTCAAGGTGCCGGTCTTCCCCTTCGATCGCTTTCCCGGCTTCGACCCCGTCTTGGGGCCCGAAATGCGCTCCACCGGCGAGGCCTACGGCTGCGACGAGGAGTTCGGTCTGGCCTTCGCCAAGGGCATGATCGCCGCCGGCCAGGCGCTGCCCGTGCATGGCAACGTCTTCATCTCGGTGAATGACCGCGACAAGTCCAAGGTCGTGCCGATCGCGCGGGACCTCGCGGAGCTCGGCTTCACCCTGGTCGCGACGCGCGGCAATGCCAAGCAGCTCCAGCTCGAGGGGCTCAGCGTCAAGACCGTGTTCAAGGTCAACGAAGGTCGGCCCAACATCGTCGACCGCATCCGCAACCGCGAGATCGACCTGGTGATCAACACCCCGCTGGGGGGCCCCTCCTACTATGACGAGCACGCCTTGCGGCGGGCCGCGCTGAATTGCCGGGTGCCCCTGCTCTCGACGCTCTCGGCGGCGCGGGCCGCGGTGCAGGGCATTCGGCACCTGCGCGATAATATCCTGACCGTGCGCGCGCTGCAGGGCGGTTCGACAGGCACGACCGGCACCCACCCATCCCTCTCCTCAGCGGGCTGA
- a CDS encoding transposase: MLSSRVIVDAIDAWTDERFPSTPPKRRLGVALTYAKNQRRALRRFLDDQKLPLDNSASQRVLRILAVGRKHFLFVGHTAGPSSPSMEADRIVGVALDLGQFLGGACAGCLGPEDAFAGRHRSLCHGLPVLEQQAPLRLRLGLVDQLVVGRHLPLRASRRPLGAGLGLLELRL; encoded by the coding sequence GTGCTGAGCAGCCGCGTCATCGTCGACGCGATCGACGCGTGGACCGACGAGCGGTTCCCGAGCACCCCGCCCAAGCGCCGGCTCGGTGTGGCGCTGACCTACGCCAAGAACCAGCGCCGCGCCCTGCGTCGCTTCCTGGACGACCAGAAGCTGCCGCTCGACAACAGCGCTTCGCAGAGAGTGCTCAGGATCCTCGCGGTCGGCCGGAAGCACTTCCTTTTCGTCGGGCACACGGCGGGTCCTTCGTCACCCTCAATGGAAGCAGATCGGATCGTTGGGGTCGCACTTGATCTCGGTCAGTTTCTTGGCGGCGCGTGCGCTGGCTGCCTTGGCCCGGAAGACGCGTTTGCCGGCCGCCACCGCAGCCTCTGCCATGGCCTGCCGGTGCTCGAGCAGCAGGCTCCGTTGCGCCTCCGTCTTGGCCTCGTCGATCAGCTTGTTGTAGGCCGTCACCTCCCGCTGCGCGCGTCTCGCCGCCCTCTTGGCGCGGGCCTGGGCCTCCTCGAGCTCCGCCTGTAG
- a CDS encoding TetR/AcrR family transcriptional regulator — MPRPPRREREIRETRQHMLRAAARVFSRKGFAPASMQDIGREAGYSAPSLYSYFRGKQDIVNALAETITKEAQDLFGVSLPAGLTFRQQLELLLRHQNAWAETHRDAFLFFLQRGAPPSKDAEPPPDLAAHYIAQLTLWIEGRRAEGDLGSVGPTVASEVAANALWGLTHAFFLRWTRSGCAGSLNDSLAQVLDLFFYGLAGAPSKAG, encoded by the coding sequence ATGCCGAGACCGCCCCGCCGCGAACGTGAAATCCGCGAGACACGACAGCACATGCTGCGGGCCGCAGCGCGCGTGTTTTCGCGCAAGGGCTTCGCCCCGGCCTCGATGCAAGACATCGGTCGCGAAGCAGGATACAGCGCCCCCTCGCTCTACAGCTACTTCAGGGGCAAGCAGGACATCGTCAACGCTCTGGCCGAGACGATCACCAAGGAGGCTCAAGACCTGTTCGGCGTCTCCCTCCCCGCTGGGCTGACCTTTCGGCAGCAGCTCGAGCTGCTGCTGCGTCATCAGAACGCGTGGGCAGAGACGCACCGGGACGCGTTTCTATTCTTCCTACAGCGCGGCGCGCCGCCCTCGAAGGACGCCGAGCCTCCTCCGGATTTGGCCGCTCACTACATCGCGCAGCTCACGCTATGGATCGAGGGTCGGCGCGCCGAAGGTGATCTGGGATCGGTCGGTCCCACGGTGGCCTCCGAGGTCGCCGCGAACGCGCTCTGGGGACTGACCCACGCCTTCTTCTTGCGCTGGACGCGGAGCGGCTGTGCCGGGTCGCTCAACGACAGCCTCGCCCAGGTGCTCGACCTCTTCTTCTATGGCCTCGCCGGCGCGCCGTCCAAGGCCGGCTGA
- a CDS encoding TolC family protein gives MTDRIVIFAMLGLVAQPSAARAETTRLALAQAYQLALDRNSDLALARETVVQARIARKRAWSGLLPVLSTAASYTRNQYEAELDPRLFDPTSTAPPIVIQAQDALNASVKLHQPILAPSAIVKLIGEGTKRDVARLDFKRTKQELLKLVANAYFELLSAQDAIQIAEQTLRDRVAHLHKEKVLFDNGAATETAVTQAEIDLADAERQRLDARAARDLAIEAMHVLCKLDGTVVAVDPSDPPAALPDEETLLTAALARRPDLRAARRLSADRNIVKWRARTKFLPEIAADLSGSWSNAAGFTGQNLLWIGVITGTWTLFDGGARYADSLDGDSQVRQLTLQERRIRDQVTTEVRRGLVEARSARARWELAQREAKLARRNEALVRARFDVGAATPLELSDAGSRRLANEVGEIRSKNALRLALVALDVAAGRDLVR, from the coding sequence ATGACCGATCGTATCGTCATCTTCGCCATGCTTGGGCTCGTCGCCCAGCCGAGCGCGGCGCGCGCCGAGACCACCCGGCTTGCCCTCGCACAGGCCTATCAGCTGGCGCTCGATCGCAACTCGGACCTGGCGCTCGCCCGCGAGACGGTGGTGCAGGCTCGGATCGCGCGCAAGCGCGCCTGGTCTGGACTCTTGCCCGTACTCTCGACCGCCGCCAGCTACACGAGGAACCAATACGAGGCGGAGCTCGACCCGCGGCTCTTCGATCCGACCTCCACGGCGCCGCCGATCGTCATTCAGGCCCAGGACGCGCTCAACGCCAGCGTCAAGCTCCACCAGCCGATCCTCGCGCCCTCGGCGATCGTCAAGCTGATCGGCGAGGGGACCAAGCGTGACGTCGCGCGGCTGGACTTCAAGCGGACGAAGCAGGAGCTGCTGAAGCTCGTCGCTAACGCGTACTTCGAGCTGCTGTCGGCCCAGGATGCGATCCAGATCGCGGAGCAGACGCTCCGGGACCGCGTCGCTCACCTGCATAAGGAGAAGGTGCTCTTCGACAACGGCGCGGCAACGGAGACGGCCGTGACTCAGGCCGAGATCGACCTGGCCGACGCCGAGCGGCAGCGGCTCGATGCCCGGGCCGCGCGCGACCTCGCCATCGAGGCGATGCATGTGCTCTGTAAGCTCGACGGGACCGTCGTCGCGGTCGATCCGTCGGACCCGCCGGCGGCCCTGCCCGACGAGGAGACACTCCTGACGGCAGCCCTCGCGCGGCGCCCAGATCTGCGCGCCGCGCGGCGTCTGTCCGCGGACAGGAATATCGTGAAGTGGAGGGCGCGCACGAAGTTCCTCCCGGAGATCGCGGCGGACCTGAGCGGAAGCTGGTCGAACGCCGCTGGCTTCACGGGCCAGAACCTGCTCTGGATCGGCGTCATCACGGGTACGTGGACGCTCTTCGACGGCGGCGCGCGCTACGCCGATAGCCTCGACGGCGACAGTCAGGTCAGGCAGCTCACGTTGCAAGAGCGGCGGATCCGCGACCAGGTTACGACCGAGGTGCGCCGTGGGCTGGTCGAGGCGCGAAGCGCACGGGCGCGTTGGGAGCTCGCTCAACGTGAGGCGAAACTCGCTCGCAGGAATGAAGCCTTGGTCCGGGCGCGCTTCGACGTTGGCGCCGCGACGCCCCTCGAGCTGTCGGACGCGGGGTCGCGGCGCCTGGCCAATGAGGTGGGGGAGATCCGCTCAAAGAACGCGCTCCGCCTGGCGCTCGTGGCTCTCGATGTCGCCGCTGGTCGCGACCTCGTGCGCTGA